The following is a genomic window from Fusarium oxysporum Fo47 chromosome IV, complete sequence.
TTTCTTACATATGGGCGGGGCATGTCACTGCACTGGACCCTTCGATAACCCCGCGCAATGCACCACGACGAGAACATGATGCTATGGATATCGCGCCAatcgttggtgttgatgatattttGTTTGTGCCTCACTATGGAGCTTACGCGGCCAGATGTTCAGGCTCTCAGAGAAGTGATCACAGTCGCACATTTTATGAGGTATCACACAGCAAAGTCGAATAACCACTACTTCTAGTAACCCAATAACGCAGGTGAAGAAACACTCTGCTGGCTAAGACATTTGAAAGCGGAGTGCATTTGGAGATATGACGGACTAGCCGAAGAGATATCCGCTTGTCTCTCGTACAAAATAGTAAGGTAACTTCGTATCGAATCGTGTTCGTTCCATGCAGGCATTAATCGAGGTGAGGGCACTTACAGAGAACACGAAGACTTGGTTCATGACAGGTCATAAAAAGATAACCAAACCTGAAAGAGACCAGCCTCGACTTCAGAAGAATCCTCGAGAGGAATTCGTTTCATGTGGAGAGTAGATTCTCACCCCGCAGAGTCAGGATAATTTGTCCCGTTTCAAAGTGAACCTGCAAGAACTCGAGAGAAACTTTGGTCATCGATCTGGGTTTCTTCCTACAATTTCGATCACTCCTTTGATTCCAACCTCCTCTATTTTGCTCCTTGGCTCCGATTAGAGTTACAGTTTGAACTGGACCAGATGACAATGTCATATGATATGATGAGAGTTCTGCGGCTTGAAACAAAGTAGTCAGAATCTCTGTACTTGTATCCCTTGATAGAAAGCCACAGTCGATGAGATCTCGCGCTTGTCAATCCGGGTTCCGCTACGTCCCGAAAGCTTAGACGACCGGTACCCAACCGGCCTCTTCAGCCGGGCACGGAACGGACGTGGCTTTCGAGCTCCGTATTTCAAGATGAAGGCCGGCCGTAAATGCGGCGGTCATATTGTACCCTTGCAAGTGTGGTATTTTGGTCGATATCCAAGTCAGTGGGCATTGAGTTTACCTAAGAAAACCTTATCGTACTACACACAGCAGGAGATTGGTTTACTGTAAGTAATTAACTTGCGCATTTGAACGATAAATCAACTCCCCTCCTATGTTGCGATATCTCGCGGAGGCTGTAGAAATGAAGACTATGAATGACCAAATCCGGAGTAGATTCACACAAATAAGAAGCTAGAGGTCACGAAGTTTACCGGTGCGTTCTGGGTTGTCCCGACTCCCATGGACCGGGGCGCCGGCCCCTCCATCAATCGGAAAAAATCAAGCTGCAAGGCCCGGAACGGTGCCGATTAAGGCTTTGCTCTACGACATCACATCCAATTCATCCTTTCAGTTGGGACAAGCTATCGCCACTACCCAGACACACACTATACTATGTCCCTGGTTGGATCGTGCCCTCTACTCGCGCCTtgatttcatcatcaacctcatcctgACGACTTGTACATAATTGACTATTTCTCTACCGCTCCGCAACCCAAATCCTTGCGCTTTGTCAACTAAAAAGCAGGGCCGCTATTCATGGGCTGTTATCCTAACTCGCTGATACGATTTCAACTGTTAATCAACATCAATATTACTCGACTGGGTCGATTGAATCACTGCTACAAGTCTTTGCGACACGATTTTACCATTGAATCACATACAATCCAGTACTATTAAACCTGTTGTATCGGAAGTTTCTTCATTAGCGACTTGAACGATTCAAGCCCGAGATTTTGTTTCATCGCATGGTTGAATGGCGACTGCGATAGATCAAGCGCCTGGCGATGGCAATCTGGCCGCCGGCGCATCGCATCCAGGCAGTTCTGAAACACAGACCGCAGCTACCGAAGTGTTTGAGACACCACGCACATCCTTCGATCATGACCCCAACGATAGCAATCATGCGCGGCACGAAACTGCATCATCTACCGTCTCCCCGAGTTCGATAACATCGCCACCATACTGGCTGAACACCCGTGCCGGCCATCAACGCACCATATCGAACATGTCGACCGAGTCCGTTCTTCCTGCTGGCGCTATAACCCTGCGTGACAACGAAGCGAGCGAGTTCGACGACCGCAACAGCGCTTGCTGGGCCAAGAGTGTTGAGGTTGTCAGCTATACCATTGTCAACGGCAGTGCAACAAATATCGGGGCCTTTGTGGTGTGGAATATCCGTGTCGAGGCTCTCAATGTGAGTGATTGGTGGTGGTTCAGCAGTGGCGTGCTGATCTGAAGATCGCGGTTGACTGACCCAACGATAGGGGAGTTATATGAATATTCGTAAACGGTATTCGGAGTTTGACGACTTTCGATATCGGTTGGTTCAGACTTTCCCCGGATTTGAGGCAGCTGTTCCGGCGCTTCCGCCCAAGAGTGTCATCTCCAAGTTTCGGCCCCGATTT
Proteins encoded in this region:
- a CDS encoding Phox homologous domain-containing protein, producing the protein MATAIDQAPGDGNLAAGASHPGSSETQTAATEVFETPRTSFDHDPNDSNHARHETASSTVSPSSITSPPYWLNTRAGHQRTISNMSTESVLPAGAITLRDNEASEFDDRNSACWAKSVEVVSYTIVNGSATNIGAFVVWNIRVEALNGSYMNIRKRYSEFDDFRYRLVQTFPGFEAAVPALPPKSVISKFRPRFLEKRRAGLQYFLNCILLNPEFSGSPVLKEFLFA